One stretch of Mangifera indica cultivar Alphonso chromosome 9, CATAS_Mindica_2.1, whole genome shotgun sequence DNA includes these proteins:
- the LOC123225768 gene encoding CRM-domain containing factor CFM2, chloroplastic-like isoform X4 — translation MKCSLVLKFSFIHETMLTLYYHNPVLPPKTLPNPSPSFFATHKTLTIQSPSKKSTIKCAATTQNPQTKSKAHLQKLPRSAIQRIADKLRSLGIVEEASPDKTENPEPESLEKNSAGEIFIPLPNRIPKFRVGHTLDSSWSTPENPVPVPGSGEAIVRYNELRNEVMKQKRLDKKPKEKVVPSLAELKLSGEELRRLRTIGIGLRKKLKIGKAGITEGIVNGIHERWRNAEVVKIECEDLCRLNMNRTHDLLERKTGGLVVWRSGSKIILYRGANYKYPYFLSDKSSTDDSSPDAIPDQNVDSRVFDTMKNCSSGADGTSGAKPSGQSPTNKRIQPTLIHGVGSPDKVRFQLPGEEELAKEADRLLDGLGPRFTDWWGYDPQPVDADLLPAIVPGYRRPVRLLPYGVKPVLTNDEMNTLRRLGKPLPCHFALGRNRKLQGLAAAIIKLWEKCEIAKIAIKRGVQNTNSELMAEELKWLTGGSVLHRDKFFIVLYRGKDFLPAVVSSAIEERRKHGILYENQRTEFSTSTKAAPELKLGNIEVNCRDNVESDSENQFTDMDDQQNIPESEQTKGRSAEAAIRRTSLKLSMALERKAKAEKLLAELEKEEITQQPELDKEGITEEERYMLRKVGLRMQAFLLTGRRGVFAGTVENMHLHWKYRELVKIISKQKSIEAVHQEARTLEAESGGILVAVERVSKGHAIIIYRGKNYERPTSLRPKTLLTKRQALKRSVEGQRRKSLQLHVLELTRNINKLRNQLVKEKEANTMEPVDESRLLLVQEEMGNLQSAYVRSDFELKSSDNSQSAIPIPYDPNLEEGMGYSAVVNAENCSSSLSGSQQEGMIHSVAVNAEDLSSVSSEFQQKGMGDAFANAEDLSSASSESQQEGIKKFSVVNAENFSSDSEPIGSSLKSAINRSELSFSAVFENGWKMASRVVNLSNRERLLLRKQALKMKKRPVLAIGKRNIVTGVAKTIKEHFRKHPLAIVNVKGRAKGTSVQEVVAKLQEATGAVLVSQEPSKVILYRGWGAEDEPGCRNKKNARDKTSFSREVDLQPAVSPELLAAIRVECGLQDQQEHEGTSEAGL, via the exons ATGAAGTGTAGTCTCGTCTTGAAATTCTCTTTCATCCATGAAACCATGCTTACATTGTACTACCACAACCCTGTACTGCCACCTAAAACCCTTCCAAATCCTTCTCCTTCATTTTTCGCTACGCACAAAACCCTAACCATTCAAAGCCCTTCCAAAAAATCCACCATCAAATGCGCCGCTACCACGCAGAACCCGCAAACCAAATCCAAAGCCCACCTCCAAAAGCTTCCCAGATCCGCCATTCAACGAATTGCCGACAAGCTTCGAAGTCTAGGCATTGTTGAAGAAGCGAGTCCTGACAAAACCGAAAACCCTGAACCAGAATCCCTGGAAAAAAATTCCGCAGGGGAGATATTTATCCCACTTCCCAATAGAATTCCCAAGTTTCGTGTGGGCCATACTTTGGATTCCAGTTGGAGTACACCGGAAAACCCTGTACCGGTGCCGGGTTCGGGAGAGGCTATTGTGAGGTACAACGAGTTGAGAAATGAAGTGATGAAGCAAAAGCGGTTGGACAAGAAACCAAAGGAGAAGGTTGTGCCTTCATTGGCTGAGTTGAAACTTTCAGGAGAAGAGTTGAGAAGGTTGAGAACAATTGGGATTGGGTTGAGGAAGAAGTTGAAAATTGGGAAAGCTGGAATTACGGAGGGAATAGTGAATGGGATACATGAGAGGTGGAGAAATGCTGAGGTGGTGAAGATTGAGTGTGAGGATTTGTGTAGGTTGAATATGAACAGAACTCATGATCTTTTGGAG AGAAAAACTGGAGGCTTGGTTGTTTGGAGGTCtggaagtaaaataatattgtacAGGGGGGCCAATTATAAGTATCCGTACTTTTTGTCTGATAAAAGTTCAACAGATGATTCTTCTCCTGATGCTATACCTGATCAAAATGTGGATAGTAGAGTATTTGATACAATGAAGAACTGCTCTTCCGGTGCTGACGGCACCAGTGGTGCAAAACCTTCTGGACAAAGTCCAACAAACAAAAGGATTCAACCAACCTTAATTCATGGTGTTGGTTCTCCTGATAAAGTAAGATTTCAACTGCCAGGCGAGGAAGAACTTGCCAAAGAAGCTGATCGTTTGTTGGATGGCCTGGGTCCTCGATTTACTGATTGGTGGGGTTATGACCCTCAACCTGTGGATGCTGATCTTCTACCTGCCATAGTTCCTGGTTACAGGAGACCTGTTCGCCTTCTTCCCTATGGTGTGAAGCCAGTACTAACAAATGATGAAATGAACACATTAAGAAGACTTGGCAAACCCTTACCTTGCCATTTTGCATTGG GTAGAAATAGGAAACTTCAGGGACTGGCTGCTGCCATAATTAAGCTCTGGGAAAAATGTGAGATTGCCAAGATTGCAATCAAGAGAGGAGTACAGAACACTAACAGTGAGTTGATGGCTGAAGAGTTAAAA TGGTTGACAGGAGGGAGTGTGCTTCACcgggataaattttttattgtcctATATAGGGGAAAGGATTTCTTACCTGCTGTTGTTTCTTCTGCAATTGAAGAACGAAGAAAGCATGGAATTCTTTATGAAAACCAGAGGACAGAGTTCAGTACGTCAACTAAAGCAGCACCAGAGCTTAAACTTGGGAATATAGAGGTTAATTGTAGAGATAATGTAGAGTCTGATTCTGAAAACCAATTTACTGATATGGATGACCAGCAAAATATTCCTGAGTCAGAACAAACTAAAGGAAGGTCTGCTGAGGCAGCTATTAGAAGGACTAGCTTAAAGTTGTCAAtg GCATTAGAAAGGAAAGCGAAGGCGGAGAAGCTTTTAGCTGAGTTGGAGAAGGAGGAAATCACACAACAGCCTGAACTAGATAAAGAGGGTATaacagaagaagaaagataCATGCTACGAAAGGTTGGCTTAAGAATGCAAGCTTTCCTACTAACGG GTAGACGGGGGGTTTTTGCTGGAACAGTTGAAAACATGCATCTCCACTGGAAATATAGAGAACTTGTGAAGATAATATCTAAGCAGAAAAGCATTGAAGCTGTTCATCAGGAAGCACGAACCTTAGAAGCTGAAAGTGGTGGTATTTTAGTGGCAGTTGAGAGAGTGAGTAAGGGTCATGCCATTATTATATATCGGGGAAAGAATTATGAAAGGCCTACATCTTTAAGGCCTAAGACGCTGCTGACTAAAAGACAAGCACTGAAACGTTCTGTAGAAGGTCAGCGTCGTAAG TCTTTGCAACTACATGTTTTGGAACTAACCAGAAACATTAACAAATTGAGAAATCAGTTG GttaaagaaaaggaagcaaacACTATGGAACCAGTTGATGAATCAAGATTACTGCTA GTTCAAGAGGAGATGGGCAATTTGCAGTCAGCTTATGTAAGATCAGATTTTGAACTTAAATCCAGTGATAACTCTCAATCAGCAATTCCTATTCCATATGACCCAAATCTAGAG GAAGGAATGGGCTATTCTGCTGTTGTAAATGCTGAGAATTGTTCATCCAGCTTATCTGGATCTCAACAAGAAGGAATGATCCATTCTGTTGCTGTTAATGCTGAAGATCTTTCATCTGTCTCATCTGAGTTTCAGCAAAAAGGAATGGGTGATGCTTTTGCTAATGCTGAGGATCTTTCTTCTGCCTCATCTGAATCTCAGCAagaaggaataaaaaaattttctgttGTTAATGCTGAGAATTTTTCATCTGATTCTGAGCCAATAGGCTCATCACTTAAATCAGCCATAAATAGATCCGAATTATCATTTTCGGCCGTGTTTGAAAATGGGTGGAAGATGGCTTCTAGAGTTGTAAACCTTTCCAATAGAGAAAGGCTTCTGCTACGAAAGCAGGCTTTAAAAATGAAGAAACGCCCAGTTCTTGCCATAG GGAAGAGAAACATTGTCACTGGTGTTGCAAAAACCATAAAAGAACACTTTCGAAAGCATCCTCTAGCTATAGTAAATGTCAAAGGCAGAGCCAAAGGGACTTCAGTCCAGGAAGTGGTTGCCAAGCTGCAG GAAGCAACAGGTGCAGTTCTAGTTTCTCAGGAGCCTAGTAAAGTCATATTGTACAGGGGCTGGGGTGCAGAAGATGAACCTGGCTGCAGGAATAAGAAGAATGCCAGAGATAAAACGTCATTTAGCAGAGAGGTTGACCTCCAGCCTGCTGTGTCTCCAGAGCTCCTTGCAGCAATCAGAGTTGAATGTGGATTGCAAGATCAACAAGAGCATGAAGGCACTTCAGAGGCCGGTCTATAA
- the LOC123225768 gene encoding CRM-domain containing factor CFM2, chloroplastic-like isoform X3: protein MKCSLVLKFSFIHETMLTLYYHNPVLPPKTLPNPSPSFFATHKTLTIQSPSKKSTIKCAATTQNPQTKSKAHLQKLPRSAIQRIADKLRSLGIVEEASPDKTENPEPESLEKNSAGEIFIPLPNRIPKFRVGHTLDSSWSTPENPVPVPGSGEAIVRYNELRNEVMKQKRLDKKPKEKVVPSLAELKLSGEELRRLRTIGIGLRKKLKIGKAGITEGIVNGIHERWRNAEVVKIECEDLCRLNMNRTHDLLERKTGGLVVWRSGSKIILYRGANYKYPYFLSDKSSTDDSSPDAIPDQNVDSRVFDTMKNCSSGADGTSGAKPSGQSPTNKRIQPTLIHGVGSPDKVRFQLPGEEELAKEADRLLDGLGPRFTDWWGYDPQPVDADLLPAIVPGYRRPVRLLPYGVKPVLTNDEMNTLRRLGKPLPCHFALGRNRKLQGLAAAIIKLWEKCEIAKIAIKRGVQNTNSELMAEELKWLTGGSVLHRDKFFIVLYRGKDFLPAVVSSAIEERRKHGILYENQRTEFSTSTKAAPELKLGNIEVNCRDNVESDSENQFTDMDDQQNIPESEQTKGRSAEAAIRRTSLKLSMALERKAKAEKLLAELEKEEITQQPELDKEGITEEERYMLRKVGLRMQAFLLTGRRGVFAGTVENMHLHWKYRELVKIISKQKSIEAVHQEARTLEAESGGILVAVERVSKGHAIIIYRGKNYERPTSLRPKTLLTKRQALKRSVEGQRRKSLQLHVLELTRNINKLRNQLVKEKEANTMEPVDESRLLLVQEEMGNLQSAYVRSDFELKSSDNSQSAIPIPYDPNLEQEGMGYSAVVNAENCSSSLSGSQQEGMIHSVAVNAEDLSSVSSEFQQKGMGDAFANAEDLSSASSESQQEGIKKFSVVNAENFSSDSEPIGSSLKSAINRSELSFSAVFENGWKMASRVVNLSNRERLLLRKQALKMKKRPVLAIGKRNIVTGVAKTIKEHFRKHPLAIVNVKGRAKGTSVQEVVAKLQEATGAVLVSQEPSKVILYRGWGAEDEPGCRNKKNARDKTSFSREVDLQPAVSPELLAAIRVECGLQDQQEHEGTSEAGL, encoded by the exons ATGAAGTGTAGTCTCGTCTTGAAATTCTCTTTCATCCATGAAACCATGCTTACATTGTACTACCACAACCCTGTACTGCCACCTAAAACCCTTCCAAATCCTTCTCCTTCATTTTTCGCTACGCACAAAACCCTAACCATTCAAAGCCCTTCCAAAAAATCCACCATCAAATGCGCCGCTACCACGCAGAACCCGCAAACCAAATCCAAAGCCCACCTCCAAAAGCTTCCCAGATCCGCCATTCAACGAATTGCCGACAAGCTTCGAAGTCTAGGCATTGTTGAAGAAGCGAGTCCTGACAAAACCGAAAACCCTGAACCAGAATCCCTGGAAAAAAATTCCGCAGGGGAGATATTTATCCCACTTCCCAATAGAATTCCCAAGTTTCGTGTGGGCCATACTTTGGATTCCAGTTGGAGTACACCGGAAAACCCTGTACCGGTGCCGGGTTCGGGAGAGGCTATTGTGAGGTACAACGAGTTGAGAAATGAAGTGATGAAGCAAAAGCGGTTGGACAAGAAACCAAAGGAGAAGGTTGTGCCTTCATTGGCTGAGTTGAAACTTTCAGGAGAAGAGTTGAGAAGGTTGAGAACAATTGGGATTGGGTTGAGGAAGAAGTTGAAAATTGGGAAAGCTGGAATTACGGAGGGAATAGTGAATGGGATACATGAGAGGTGGAGAAATGCTGAGGTGGTGAAGATTGAGTGTGAGGATTTGTGTAGGTTGAATATGAACAGAACTCATGATCTTTTGGAG AGAAAAACTGGAGGCTTGGTTGTTTGGAGGTCtggaagtaaaataatattgtacAGGGGGGCCAATTATAAGTATCCGTACTTTTTGTCTGATAAAAGTTCAACAGATGATTCTTCTCCTGATGCTATACCTGATCAAAATGTGGATAGTAGAGTATTTGATACAATGAAGAACTGCTCTTCCGGTGCTGACGGCACCAGTGGTGCAAAACCTTCTGGACAAAGTCCAACAAACAAAAGGATTCAACCAACCTTAATTCATGGTGTTGGTTCTCCTGATAAAGTAAGATTTCAACTGCCAGGCGAGGAAGAACTTGCCAAAGAAGCTGATCGTTTGTTGGATGGCCTGGGTCCTCGATTTACTGATTGGTGGGGTTATGACCCTCAACCTGTGGATGCTGATCTTCTACCTGCCATAGTTCCTGGTTACAGGAGACCTGTTCGCCTTCTTCCCTATGGTGTGAAGCCAGTACTAACAAATGATGAAATGAACACATTAAGAAGACTTGGCAAACCCTTACCTTGCCATTTTGCATTGG GTAGAAATAGGAAACTTCAGGGACTGGCTGCTGCCATAATTAAGCTCTGGGAAAAATGTGAGATTGCCAAGATTGCAATCAAGAGAGGAGTACAGAACACTAACAGTGAGTTGATGGCTGAAGAGTTAAAA TGGTTGACAGGAGGGAGTGTGCTTCACcgggataaattttttattgtcctATATAGGGGAAAGGATTTCTTACCTGCTGTTGTTTCTTCTGCAATTGAAGAACGAAGAAAGCATGGAATTCTTTATGAAAACCAGAGGACAGAGTTCAGTACGTCAACTAAAGCAGCACCAGAGCTTAAACTTGGGAATATAGAGGTTAATTGTAGAGATAATGTAGAGTCTGATTCTGAAAACCAATTTACTGATATGGATGACCAGCAAAATATTCCTGAGTCAGAACAAACTAAAGGAAGGTCTGCTGAGGCAGCTATTAGAAGGACTAGCTTAAAGTTGTCAAtg GCATTAGAAAGGAAAGCGAAGGCGGAGAAGCTTTTAGCTGAGTTGGAGAAGGAGGAAATCACACAACAGCCTGAACTAGATAAAGAGGGTATaacagaagaagaaagataCATGCTACGAAAGGTTGGCTTAAGAATGCAAGCTTTCCTACTAACGG GTAGACGGGGGGTTTTTGCTGGAACAGTTGAAAACATGCATCTCCACTGGAAATATAGAGAACTTGTGAAGATAATATCTAAGCAGAAAAGCATTGAAGCTGTTCATCAGGAAGCACGAACCTTAGAAGCTGAAAGTGGTGGTATTTTAGTGGCAGTTGAGAGAGTGAGTAAGGGTCATGCCATTATTATATATCGGGGAAAGAATTATGAAAGGCCTACATCTTTAAGGCCTAAGACGCTGCTGACTAAAAGACAAGCACTGAAACGTTCTGTAGAAGGTCAGCGTCGTAAG TCTTTGCAACTACATGTTTTGGAACTAACCAGAAACATTAACAAATTGAGAAATCAGTTG GttaaagaaaaggaagcaaacACTATGGAACCAGTTGATGAATCAAGATTACTGCTA GTTCAAGAGGAGATGGGCAATTTGCAGTCAGCTTATGTAAGATCAGATTTTGAACTTAAATCCAGTGATAACTCTCAATCAGCAATTCCTATTCCATATGACCCAAATCTAGAG CAGGAAGGAATGGGCTATTCTGCTGTTGTAAATGCTGAGAATTGTTCATCCAGCTTATCTGGATCTCAACAAGAAGGAATGATCCATTCTGTTGCTGTTAATGCTGAAGATCTTTCATCTGTCTCATCTGAGTTTCAGCAAAAAGGAATGGGTGATGCTTTTGCTAATGCTGAGGATCTTTCTTCTGCCTCATCTGAATCTCAGCAagaaggaataaaaaaattttctgttGTTAATGCTGAGAATTTTTCATCTGATTCTGAGCCAATAGGCTCATCACTTAAATCAGCCATAAATAGATCCGAATTATCATTTTCGGCCGTGTTTGAAAATGGGTGGAAGATGGCTTCTAGAGTTGTAAACCTTTCCAATAGAGAAAGGCTTCTGCTACGAAAGCAGGCTTTAAAAATGAAGAAACGCCCAGTTCTTGCCATAG GGAAGAGAAACATTGTCACTGGTGTTGCAAAAACCATAAAAGAACACTTTCGAAAGCATCCTCTAGCTATAGTAAATGTCAAAGGCAGAGCCAAAGGGACTTCAGTCCAGGAAGTGGTTGCCAAGCTGCAG GAAGCAACAGGTGCAGTTCTAGTTTCTCAGGAGCCTAGTAAAGTCATATTGTACAGGGGCTGGGGTGCAGAAGATGAACCTGGCTGCAGGAATAAGAAGAATGCCAGAGATAAAACGTCATTTAGCAGAGAGGTTGACCTCCAGCCTGCTGTGTCTCCAGAGCTCCTTGCAGCAATCAGAGTTGAATGTGGATTGCAAGATCAACAAGAGCATGAAGGCACTTCAGAGGCCGGTCTATAA
- the LOC123225768 gene encoding CRM-domain containing factor CFM2, chloroplastic-like isoform X1 codes for MKCSLVLKFSFIHETMLTLYYHNPVLPPKTLPNPSPSFFATHKTLTIQSPSKKSTIKCAATTQNPQTKSKAHLQKLPRSAIQRIADKLRSLGIVEEASPDKTENPEPESLEKNSAGEIFIPLPNRIPKFRVGHTLDSSWSTPENPVPVPGSGEAIVRYNELRNEVMKQKRLDKKPKEKVVPSLAELKLSGEELRRLRTIGIGLRKKLKIGKAGITEGIVNGIHERWRNAEVVKIECEDLCRLNMNRTHDLLERKTGGLVVWRSGSKIILYRGANYKYPYFLSDKSSTDDSSPDAIPDQNVDSRVFDTMKNCSSGADGTSGAKPSGQSPTNKRIQPTLIHGVGSPDKVRFQLPGEEELAKEADRLLDGLGPRFTDWWGYDPQPVDADLLPAIVPGYRRPVRLLPYGVKPVLTNDEMNTLRRLGKPLPCHFALGRNRKLQGLAAAIIKLWEKCEIAKIAIKRGVQNTNSELMAEELKWLTGGSVLHRDKFFIVLYRGKDFLPAVVSSAIEERRKHGILYENQRTEFSTSTKAAPELKLGNIEVNCRDNVESDSENQFTDMDDQQNIPESEQTKGRSAEAAIRRTSLKLSMALERKAKAEKLLAELEKEEITQQPELDKEGITEEERYMLRKVGLRMQAFLLTGRRGVFAGTVENMHLHWKYRELVKIISKQKSIEAVHQEARTLEAESGGILVAVERVSKGHAIIIYRGKNYERPTSLRPKTLLTKRQALKRSVEGQRRKSLQLHVLELTRNINKLRNQLVKEKEANTMEPVDESRLLLVQEEMGNLQSAYVRSDFELKSSDNSQSAIPIPYDPNLEAREKHGADSTCIKSNDTKDATTVSLQATQQIDFSSTYNGIEMLKTDIESLSLSLSSVTLESGTADSDTCPDNSLQEGMGYSAVVNAENCSSSLSGSQQEGMIHSVAVNAEDLSSVSSEFQQKGMGDAFANAEDLSSASSESQQEGIKKFSVVNAENFSSDSEPIGSSLKSAINRSELSFSAVFENGWKMASRVVNLSNRERLLLRKQALKMKKRPVLAIGKRNIVTGVAKTIKEHFRKHPLAIVNVKGRAKGTSVQEVVAKLQEATGAVLVSQEPSKVILYRGWGAEDEPGCRNKKNARDKTSFSREVDLQPAVSPELLAAIRVECGLQDQQEHEGTSEAGL; via the exons ATGAAGTGTAGTCTCGTCTTGAAATTCTCTTTCATCCATGAAACCATGCTTACATTGTACTACCACAACCCTGTACTGCCACCTAAAACCCTTCCAAATCCTTCTCCTTCATTTTTCGCTACGCACAAAACCCTAACCATTCAAAGCCCTTCCAAAAAATCCACCATCAAATGCGCCGCTACCACGCAGAACCCGCAAACCAAATCCAAAGCCCACCTCCAAAAGCTTCCCAGATCCGCCATTCAACGAATTGCCGACAAGCTTCGAAGTCTAGGCATTGTTGAAGAAGCGAGTCCTGACAAAACCGAAAACCCTGAACCAGAATCCCTGGAAAAAAATTCCGCAGGGGAGATATTTATCCCACTTCCCAATAGAATTCCCAAGTTTCGTGTGGGCCATACTTTGGATTCCAGTTGGAGTACACCGGAAAACCCTGTACCGGTGCCGGGTTCGGGAGAGGCTATTGTGAGGTACAACGAGTTGAGAAATGAAGTGATGAAGCAAAAGCGGTTGGACAAGAAACCAAAGGAGAAGGTTGTGCCTTCATTGGCTGAGTTGAAACTTTCAGGAGAAGAGTTGAGAAGGTTGAGAACAATTGGGATTGGGTTGAGGAAGAAGTTGAAAATTGGGAAAGCTGGAATTACGGAGGGAATAGTGAATGGGATACATGAGAGGTGGAGAAATGCTGAGGTGGTGAAGATTGAGTGTGAGGATTTGTGTAGGTTGAATATGAACAGAACTCATGATCTTTTGGAG AGAAAAACTGGAGGCTTGGTTGTTTGGAGGTCtggaagtaaaataatattgtacAGGGGGGCCAATTATAAGTATCCGTACTTTTTGTCTGATAAAAGTTCAACAGATGATTCTTCTCCTGATGCTATACCTGATCAAAATGTGGATAGTAGAGTATTTGATACAATGAAGAACTGCTCTTCCGGTGCTGACGGCACCAGTGGTGCAAAACCTTCTGGACAAAGTCCAACAAACAAAAGGATTCAACCAACCTTAATTCATGGTGTTGGTTCTCCTGATAAAGTAAGATTTCAACTGCCAGGCGAGGAAGAACTTGCCAAAGAAGCTGATCGTTTGTTGGATGGCCTGGGTCCTCGATTTACTGATTGGTGGGGTTATGACCCTCAACCTGTGGATGCTGATCTTCTACCTGCCATAGTTCCTGGTTACAGGAGACCTGTTCGCCTTCTTCCCTATGGTGTGAAGCCAGTACTAACAAATGATGAAATGAACACATTAAGAAGACTTGGCAAACCCTTACCTTGCCATTTTGCATTGG GTAGAAATAGGAAACTTCAGGGACTGGCTGCTGCCATAATTAAGCTCTGGGAAAAATGTGAGATTGCCAAGATTGCAATCAAGAGAGGAGTACAGAACACTAACAGTGAGTTGATGGCTGAAGAGTTAAAA TGGTTGACAGGAGGGAGTGTGCTTCACcgggataaattttttattgtcctATATAGGGGAAAGGATTTCTTACCTGCTGTTGTTTCTTCTGCAATTGAAGAACGAAGAAAGCATGGAATTCTTTATGAAAACCAGAGGACAGAGTTCAGTACGTCAACTAAAGCAGCACCAGAGCTTAAACTTGGGAATATAGAGGTTAATTGTAGAGATAATGTAGAGTCTGATTCTGAAAACCAATTTACTGATATGGATGACCAGCAAAATATTCCTGAGTCAGAACAAACTAAAGGAAGGTCTGCTGAGGCAGCTATTAGAAGGACTAGCTTAAAGTTGTCAAtg GCATTAGAAAGGAAAGCGAAGGCGGAGAAGCTTTTAGCTGAGTTGGAGAAGGAGGAAATCACACAACAGCCTGAACTAGATAAAGAGGGTATaacagaagaagaaagataCATGCTACGAAAGGTTGGCTTAAGAATGCAAGCTTTCCTACTAACGG GTAGACGGGGGGTTTTTGCTGGAACAGTTGAAAACATGCATCTCCACTGGAAATATAGAGAACTTGTGAAGATAATATCTAAGCAGAAAAGCATTGAAGCTGTTCATCAGGAAGCACGAACCTTAGAAGCTGAAAGTGGTGGTATTTTAGTGGCAGTTGAGAGAGTGAGTAAGGGTCATGCCATTATTATATATCGGGGAAAGAATTATGAAAGGCCTACATCTTTAAGGCCTAAGACGCTGCTGACTAAAAGACAAGCACTGAAACGTTCTGTAGAAGGTCAGCGTCGTAAG TCTTTGCAACTACATGTTTTGGAACTAACCAGAAACATTAACAAATTGAGAAATCAGTTG GttaaagaaaaggaagcaaacACTATGGAACCAGTTGATGAATCAAGATTACTGCTA GTTCAAGAGGAGATGGGCAATTTGCAGTCAGCTTATGTAAGATCAGATTTTGAACTTAAATCCAGTGATAACTCTCAATCAGCAATTCCTATTCCATATGACCCAAATCTAGAG GCTAGGGAGAAACATGGAGCTGATTCAACTTGCATAAAATCAAATGATACCAAGGATGCTACAACAGTCAGTCTACAGGCAACTCAACAGATTGATTTCTCTTCGACATATAATGGGATTGAGATGCTTAAAACTGACATTGAGtcattatctttatctttaagtAGTGTAACCCTGGAAAGTGGAACTGCAGACTCTGATACATGCCCTGATAATTCTTTG CAGGAAGGAATGGGCTATTCTGCTGTTGTAAATGCTGAGAATTGTTCATCCAGCTTATCTGGATCTCAACAAGAAGGAATGATCCATTCTGTTGCTGTTAATGCTGAAGATCTTTCATCTGTCTCATCTGAGTTTCAGCAAAAAGGAATGGGTGATGCTTTTGCTAATGCTGAGGATCTTTCTTCTGCCTCATCTGAATCTCAGCAagaaggaataaaaaaattttctgttGTTAATGCTGAGAATTTTTCATCTGATTCTGAGCCAATAGGCTCATCACTTAAATCAGCCATAAATAGATCCGAATTATCATTTTCGGCCGTGTTTGAAAATGGGTGGAAGATGGCTTCTAGAGTTGTAAACCTTTCCAATAGAGAAAGGCTTCTGCTACGAAAGCAGGCTTTAAAAATGAAGAAACGCCCAGTTCTTGCCATAG GGAAGAGAAACATTGTCACTGGTGTTGCAAAAACCATAAAAGAACACTTTCGAAAGCATCCTCTAGCTATAGTAAATGTCAAAGGCAGAGCCAAAGGGACTTCAGTCCAGGAAGTGGTTGCCAAGCTGCAG GAAGCAACAGGTGCAGTTCTAGTTTCTCAGGAGCCTAGTAAAGTCATATTGTACAGGGGCTGGGGTGCAGAAGATGAACCTGGCTGCAGGAATAAGAAGAATGCCAGAGATAAAACGTCATTTAGCAGAGAGGTTGACCTCCAGCCTGCTGTGTCTCCAGAGCTCCTTGCAGCAATCAGAGTTGAATGTGGATTGCAAGATCAACAAGAGCATGAAGGCACTTCAGAGGCCGGTCTATAA